In Malania oleifera isolate guangnan ecotype guangnan chromosome 8, ASM2987363v1, whole genome shotgun sequence, a single window of DNA contains:
- the LOC131162838 gene encoding uncharacterized protein LOC131162838: protein MDKIARSSREQGGSSPVQVCTIEKFMKMNSPTFSGAIDPTVVENWVQEVERILIVIHCTNEQIVLYATSRLAGEAERWWVATREARVQEFLSLSQGSLTVQQYAERFIEFLGFFPYIVPDEVKKARMFKRNLRRDIYRQVTVLRIQDFA, encoded by the exons ATGGATAAGATAGCgcggagttctagagagcagggaggctcaTCTCCCGTTCAGGtatgcaccatagagaaatttatgaagatgaattcgCCAACTTTTTCTGGAGCGATTGATCCTACAGTTGtggagaattgggtgcaggaggtagaaaGGATTTTGATAGTAATTCATTGCACCAATGAGCAGATAGTTTTATATGCTACGTCTAGGTtggcaggagaggctgagagatggtgggtagcCACCAG AGAGGcacgagtacaggagtttctgagcctGTCCCAGGGATCACTgactgtccagcagtatgcggaGAGATTTATCGAGTTCTTGGGTTTCTtcccatatattgttcctgatgaagtgaagaaagcTAGAATGTTTAAGAGGAACCTGAGGCGAGACATTTATAGACAGGTGacggtactgaggatccaggattttgcatAG